From Sphingopyxis sp. USTB-05, the proteins below share one genomic window:
- a CDS encoding PepSY domain-containing protein: MAIRWPLFVRRTHKWLALVVGVQALLWTLTGFYMVVVHIDTIHGDHLVRAPVTQPFDLAGLAPPSRIVASAPGASEVRLQHFFGRPVWRAETPEGARLFDARSGAPLPALTESQVREQARRIYAGDGKIVSVRLLTKAPQEMQSRKPPYWQVEFEGWNRPTLYLSPQTGELISRRHALWRVFDVAWMLHIMDYDERTDVNNPLLRVATWSAFAMALTGAWLLIWSFPRRKRKKA; encoded by the coding sequence ATGGCGATCCGTTGGCCCCTGTTCGTCCGGCGAACGCATAAATGGCTGGCTTTGGTGGTCGGCGTCCAGGCTCTGCTGTGGACGCTAACCGGCTTCTATATGGTGGTCGTGCATATCGACACCATCCATGGCGACCATCTTGTGCGCGCGCCGGTGACCCAGCCATTCGATCTCGCGGGTCTGGCGCCTCCGTCGCGGATCGTCGCGTCCGCCCCCGGTGCGTCGGAAGTTCGCTTGCAGCATTTCTTCGGTCGTCCCGTCTGGCGAGCAGAAACTCCGGAAGGGGCGCGGTTGTTCGATGCGCGCTCAGGTGCGCCGCTGCCCGCGCTGACCGAGTCCCAGGTTCGCGAACAGGCGCGGCGTATCTACGCCGGCGACGGCAAAATTGTGTCGGTGCGCCTGCTGACCAAGGCGCCGCAGGAAATGCAATCGCGCAAACCGCCCTATTGGCAGGTCGAGTTCGAGGGCTGGAACCGTCCGACGCTTTATCTGTCGCCGCAGACGGGTGAACTGATCTCGCGGCGCCACGCGTTGTGGCGTGTCTTTGATGTCGCCTGGATGCTTCACATCATGGACTATGACGAGCGCACCGACGTCAACAATCCACTACTTCGGGTCGCGACATGGAGCGCCTTTGCCATGGCGCTGACCGGAGCTTGGCTGCTGATCTGGTCGTTCCCACGCCGCAAAAGGAAAAAGGCATGA
- the hutC gene encoding histidine utilization repressor — MPRYLVIKQSICDAVRDGRLRPGDRVPSEAELVQQFEVSRMTANRAVRELQAAGVVVRRAGSGSFIAEPRPIGQMIEIRNIAEEIRQRGHAYRARVIQNREERANVETAPLLEVSVGTKLFHSIIVHHEAEFPIQIEERFVLASIAPEYGSLDFTRMTPNEYLTRIAPLERVEHRVCATMPDERIRGMLGLSESEPVLQMTRRTWSRSRLVSHAWLTHPGTRFELSAAFSIDD, encoded by the coding sequence GTGCCTCGCTACCTTGTGATCAAACAGAGTATCTGCGACGCCGTCCGGGACGGTCGCCTGCGCCCCGGCGATCGCGTACCTTCGGAAGCAGAACTTGTTCAGCAGTTCGAAGTCTCGCGGATGACGGCGAACCGAGCTGTTCGCGAATTGCAGGCCGCAGGCGTCGTCGTACGACGCGCGGGAAGCGGTTCGTTCATTGCCGAACCGAGACCGATCGGGCAGATGATCGAGATCCGCAACATCGCTGAAGAAATCCGTCAGCGCGGTCATGCCTATCGCGCGCGCGTGATCCAGAACCGCGAAGAGCGCGCCAATGTTGAGACTGCGCCGCTGCTCGAGGTTTCGGTGGGGACCAAATTATTTCATTCGATCATCGTCCATCACGAGGCCGAATTCCCGATCCAGATCGAGGAGCGTTTCGTCCTCGCTTCGATCGCGCCGGAATATGGCTCGCTCGACTTCACCCGGATGACACCCAATGAATATCTGACGCGCATTGCGCCGCTCGAACGGGTGGAGCATCGCGTTTGCGCGACGATGCCCGACGAGCGGATACGCGGCATGCTGGGGCTGTCAGAGAGCGAACCGGTGCTCCAGATGACGCGCCGGACATGGAGCCGGTCCCGCCTCGTGTCCCATGCCTGGCTGACGCATCCCGGCACCCGCTTCGAGCTGTCGGCGGCTTTCTCGATCGACGATTGA
- a CDS encoding PepSY domain-containing protein produces MKRIRFTPLFFRRIHKWVGLILGLQFLLWALSGSVMALLDKDEVGGHGGAMSHAHPLPAGDYFDVAALPRGEAVTGVLLRDLGSRPVYEVRSAKGVRLVDATTGADIRVDVAMAREVAAMMNDAPIREVGVLAKANLESRDHQGAMWRVDFDDAENSSAYISLDTARFLVMRGDTWRTWDFFWMLHNMDYLNRKSFNHPLIIFVAFGALWLSGTGFYLLFKSFSRSDFRWVRRRRKPVVVARIR; encoded by the coding sequence ATGAAAAGGATACGTTTCACGCCGCTTTTCTTTCGGCGCATCCACAAATGGGTCGGCCTGATCCTCGGACTCCAGTTCCTGCTCTGGGCCCTAAGCGGCTCGGTGATGGCGCTCCTCGATAAGGACGAGGTTGGCGGTCATGGCGGCGCAATGAGCCATGCGCACCCGTTGCCCGCGGGAGATTATTTCGACGTCGCGGCACTGCCACGCGGCGAGGCGGTCACGGGGGTCCTGCTGCGCGACCTTGGCTCCCGTCCCGTCTATGAGGTCCGATCGGCCAAGGGCGTCCGCCTTGTCGACGCGACCACCGGCGCGGATATTCGCGTCGACGTGGCGATGGCCCGCGAGGTCGCGGCAATGATGAACGACGCGCCGATCCGCGAGGTCGGCGTACTTGCCAAGGCGAACCTTGAGTCGCGGGATCACCAGGGCGCGATGTGGCGCGTCGATTTCGACGATGCAGAAAATAGCAGCGCCTATATCTCGCTCGACACGGCGCGTTTCCTCGTCATGCGCGGCGATACGTGGCGGACATGGGACTTTTTCTGGATGCTCCACAATATGGACTATCTGAACCGGAAGAGCTTCAATCACCCGTTGATCATCTTTGTTGCCTTTGGCGCGCTCTGGCTCTCTGGAACTGGCTTCTATCTGCTGTTCAAAAGCTTCAGCCGCAGCGATTTTCGCTGGGTGCGCCGCCGCCGCAAACCGGTTGTGGTCGCCCGAATCCGCTGA
- a CDS encoding MFS transporter: MSGAIAKVSDGESARAAVWAWYGLVVLLMTTLFAFVVRQMLSLIAPSLQTTLGFSDWQLGMLQGLGMAVFASAASYPMGWLADRFGRRLILALGVACWSLATGLSAFQDSFGGLFVATIGIAIGEAGLAPIVFALIPDLFPERQRNTANFIFYGGSLLGAGLGMAFGGALLQWLAGAPDVLPTWLAGVDNWRIAMMIIALPGPLFFLLVLTMPVAKMTAANPGAEADWGASRDFLPYARAHWRTLACVFGSIFAMAVAMTSGVMWFPLALPRAFGIDPATVGVGLGTAITVATLVGVLLAPALLRLRRGDAELDSLRVAAIFVALTPLPAVLLPFTASAFQAYLVAGVQGALGIAASSLMPGVLQNLAPPPLRSRVLALLGIVNALALAVSPLAIGALSGLIDGPRGMLQAIAVVSLPSLILSAVLMMLAPRPYAATLRAIRPHPSQETM; the protein is encoded by the coding sequence ATGAGCGGCGCGATAGCAAAGGTCTCCGATGGGGAATCTGCCCGCGCGGCAGTGTGGGCCTGGTACGGGCTTGTCGTGCTGCTGATGACGACGCTTTTCGCATTCGTCGTGCGTCAGATGCTCAGCCTGATTGCGCCGTCGCTACAGACCACGCTGGGTTTCAGCGACTGGCAACTCGGTATGCTGCAGGGGCTGGGGATGGCTGTATTCGCCAGCGCTGCGAGTTATCCGATGGGCTGGCTCGCCGATCGCTTCGGCCGCCGCCTGATCCTTGCGCTCGGCGTCGCCTGCTGGTCGCTCGCGACTGGGCTCAGCGCGTTCCAGGACAGTTTCGGTGGCCTGTTCGTGGCGACGATCGGTATCGCGATCGGCGAGGCGGGGCTCGCGCCGATCGTTTTCGCGCTGATCCCCGACTTGTTCCCCGAGCGGCAGCGCAATACCGCGAACTTCATCTTTTACGGCGGCTCGCTGCTCGGCGCGGGGCTCGGCATGGCGTTTGGTGGCGCCTTGCTGCAATGGCTCGCGGGGGCGCCGGATGTGCTGCCGACCTGGCTCGCCGGGGTCGACAATTGGCGGATTGCGATGATGATCATCGCGCTGCCCGGGCCGCTCTTCTTCCTGCTTGTGTTGACGATGCCGGTTGCAAAAATGACGGCTGCGAACCCCGGGGCCGAAGCGGACTGGGGCGCGTCGCGTGACTTTCTGCCCTATGCCCGCGCGCATTGGCGTACGCTCGCGTGCGTCTTCGGGTCGATCTTCGCGATGGCCGTCGCGATGACTTCGGGGGTGATGTGGTTCCCGCTTGCCTTGCCGCGGGCGTTCGGGATCGACCCGGCAACCGTGGGGGTGGGGCTCGGCACTGCGATCACCGTCGCGACGCTTGTCGGCGTGTTGCTCGCACCTGCGCTGCTCCGGCTGCGGCGCGGCGATGCCGAGCTCGACTCGCTACGCGTCGCGGCGATCTTCGTTGCGCTGACCCCGCTGCCTGCAGTGCTGCTTCCCTTCACGGCCTCGGCTTTTCAGGCCTATCTTGTTGCCGGGGTGCAGGGCGCGCTCGGCATCGCCGCCTCCTCGCTGATGCCCGGGGTGTTGCAGAATCTCGCGCCGCCACCGCTGCGCTCCCGCGTGCTCGCGCTGCTCGGCATCGTCAACGCTCTGGCGCTCGCCGTTTCGCCGCTCGCGATCGGCGCGCTGTCAGGGCTTATCGACGGACCGCGCGGCATGTTGCAGGCAATCGCGGTGGTCAGTCTGCCGTCGCTCATTCTTTCGGCCGTGCTGATGATGCTCGCGCCCCGGCCCTATGCCGCTACGTTGCGTGCAATCCGCCCGCACCCTTCGCAGGAGACGATGTGA
- a CDS encoding alpha/beta hydrolase, protein MAFSVRASLEQFTLPHPSGEGQFMISVAAPAVPAIEADVPILYVVDGDMLFGLAAETARAVSSVAGFPAHYVVGIGYDADYAEFLKRRTADLTPPIGADALASLGGIGAAIGGAAGGGADAFLAFLVDTLRPAIAQRYPQTAGGSHILFGHSLGGLFAAHALLTRPDSFTAFIISSPSLWWNDFAILAALPAFKDSLAALPDQPRIFVDVGAREQELPASIPQGLGVTLAEAQAQIRSARMVDAAREFADALRDAGATALHHIAFAHDDHVSAAPAAMLHGMRFALGRDD, encoded by the coding sequence ATGGCCTTCTCGGTTCGCGCGTCCCTGGAACAATTCACCCTGCCCCATCCGTCGGGGGAGGGTCAGTTCATGATCAGCGTCGCGGCGCCGGCGGTCCCCGCTATCGAAGCTGATGTGCCCATCCTCTATGTCGTCGACGGCGACATGCTATTCGGCCTCGCCGCAGAAACCGCGCGCGCGGTGTCCAGCGTAGCGGGTTTTCCCGCGCATTATGTCGTCGGCATCGGTTACGACGCCGATTACGCCGAATTCCTGAAGCGGCGCACCGCCGACCTGACCCCACCCATCGGCGCCGACGCGCTCGCCAGCCTTGGCGGAATCGGCGCGGCCATCGGCGGCGCGGCAGGTGGTGGCGCCGACGCCTTCCTCGCCTTTCTGGTCGATACGCTGCGACCGGCGATCGCGCAGCGCTACCCGCAAACGGCGGGGGGTTCGCATATTCTGTTCGGCCATTCGCTCGGCGGGCTGTTCGCTGCGCATGCGCTGCTCACCCGCCCCGATAGCTTCACTGCCTTCATCATCAGTAGCCCATCGCTGTGGTGGAACGATTTCGCGATCCTTGCCGCACTGCCGGCGTTCAAGGACAGCCTCGCCGCCCTGCCTGACCAACCGCGCATCTTCGTCGACGTAGGCGCGCGCGAGCAAGAGTTGCCAGCCAGCATTCCCCAGGGCCTCGGCGTGACGCTCGCGGAAGCACAGGCGCAGATCCGAAGCGCGCGTATGGTCGATGCCGCCCGCGAGTTTGCCGACGCGCTACGCGACGCGGGCGCCACCGCCCTGCACCACATTGCCTTCGCGCACGACGACCATGTGTCGGCGGCACCCGCCGCGATGTTGCACGGCATGCGCTTTGCACTTGGGCGAGACGACTGA
- a CDS encoding TetR/AcrR family transcriptional regulator, with product MPVHDAIDDNRMTSTIAKPRRSQADRSAATRTKVLAAARDVLCAQGYSGATMHAIRDAAGMSLGAIQHQFPTKAKIMAAVAAEFAAYRTRVYTEAIRVGATPRQSMENLIDANFRMVSRPEMAAVLEIHLARRNDPDLDQEVGPSTRRFDRRVRLWGHFILHAAGIDNDKAYQSLQLLNNAVTRGLTVEYIRNPDMALIERSVEVWKRQMLELVFGPE from the coding sequence ATGCCCGTTCACGACGCTATCGACGACAACCGTATGACCTCGACGATCGCCAAACCCCGCCGCAGCCAAGCCGACCGCAGCGCCGCCACGCGAACCAAGGTGCTGGCGGCGGCGCGCGACGTGCTCTGCGCGCAGGGCTATTCGGGCGCGACGATGCACGCAATCCGCGATGCTGCAGGGATGAGCCTTGGCGCGATCCAGCACCAGTTTCCGACCAAAGCGAAGATCATGGCCGCGGTCGCCGCGGAATTCGCCGCCTATCGCACGCGCGTCTATACCGAAGCGATACGTGTGGGCGCGACGCCGCGGCAGTCGATGGAGAATCTGATCGACGCCAATTTCCGGATGGTCAGCCGCCCCGAGATGGCGGCAGTGCTTGAAATCCACCTCGCGCGGCGTAACGACCCCGACCTCGATCAGGAAGTCGGCCCCAGCACGCGCCGCTTCGACCGACGCGTCCGCCTGTGGGGCCACTTCATCCTCCACGCCGCCGGTATCGACAACGACAAGGCCTATCAGAGCCTGCAACTTCTCAACAACGCCGTTACGCGTGGCTTGACCGTCGAATATATACGCAACCCCGACATGGCTCTGATCGAGCGATCGGTAGAGGTCTGGAAGAGGCAGATGCTCGAACTGGTGTTCGGTCCTGAGTGA
- a CDS encoding TonB-dependent receptor: MSIRKSLLASAAVVATIATPAFAQDAAAPSSAAEASELGSDIVVTGSRIRRQDLAGVGPATVVSAQQIENTGLVNIETVLQRLPANAGFAGNQSSAYWANNGYGTAQVNLRGLGIKRTLVLLNGRRLVAGGTGANSSPDLNMIPVAALARTDVLKDGASAIYGADAMSGVVNLVTRTDYEGLGLSVRQGITEKGDGSDFTADLLWGIRNDRGGFMAAVTYQKTKAVNMATRAPCSLAETTPGALSCVNSASTVGGRAVLPNGQQINFNQVLGGNGNFFEPYSAAKHNFNSAPFLNAVSPVERVSTAFFADYDITDNIEAFAEFLYTFRKSNQIATPGTLRNLSIAASNPTNPTGQNIVLVQRRLAEPGARQFFQETDTWQGTFGLRGKLSNNWGWEVAGAFGRNTAVDGSTNIANLERVANTLDTTKCSLAAGATIPCADYLGFGDLTPEVLDYILFTSRDRGGNELATVTADLNGDLFKLPAGPVSFAAGVVYRKEKGWRDPDPLTVLGIANTNQQSPIAGASVAKEAYLELSVPILADKPFFEALTLDGAVRYSDYDLFGSDWNYKASLDWMISNSFRLRGTYGTGFRIPNVPELFGGVSEGNLTTTDPCSRYSTSGNAGLIANCQASGVPANYVQLGTTILTTVGGNENLKPESSTTWTVGTVITPKALIPGLSLTADWFDIKIKDAIRAIPGSTKLAICYASANLSHPFCDDFTRSPLTGEVTFLSAQPINTGREEMNGLDLGLVYGGGIGSVNISLDVNLTYLNKYVVLPFPGGAPIDFDGFIGGGNGGYPKWRGYGVLTAEKDGISATWSTQWIGKATDFNASAGEIGYRTPNIFYHNLQVAFEVDEKTRFQLGVDNLFDRKAPYIQSFTDANTDTMTYDLLGRRFYVGFRTAF, from the coding sequence ATGTCGATCAGAAAATCATTGCTCGCGAGCGCCGCGGTGGTCGCAACTATCGCAACGCCGGCTTTCGCTCAGGATGCCGCGGCACCCTCGTCCGCGGCGGAGGCGAGCGAATTGGGAAGCGACATCGTCGTGACCGGCTCGCGTATTCGGCGCCAGGATCTTGCCGGCGTCGGTCCGGCGACGGTGGTGTCCGCCCAGCAAATCGAGAATACTGGACTGGTCAACATTGAGACCGTGCTACAGCGGTTGCCCGCCAACGCCGGCTTCGCGGGTAACCAAAGCTCCGCTTATTGGGCGAACAACGGTTATGGCACCGCGCAGGTGAACCTCCGTGGCCTCGGCATCAAGCGCACGCTTGTTCTCCTCAACGGCCGCCGCCTCGTCGCAGGCGGTACCGGGGCGAACTCGTCGCCCGACCTCAACATGATACCCGTCGCGGCGCTTGCGAGGACCGATGTGCTCAAGGATGGTGCCTCGGCGATATATGGTGCGGACGCGATGTCGGGTGTCGTCAACCTCGTGACCCGCACCGACTATGAAGGTCTCGGCCTCAGCGTGCGGCAGGGGATCACGGAAAAGGGCGACGGCTCAGACTTCACCGCCGACCTGCTCTGGGGCATTCGCAACGACCGTGGCGGCTTCATGGCGGCGGTCACCTATCAGAAGACCAAGGCGGTCAACATGGCGACGCGCGCACCTTGCTCGCTGGCGGAAACGACGCCCGGCGCGTTGAGTTGCGTCAACAGCGCCTCGACGGTCGGCGGGCGCGCGGTGCTGCCGAACGGTCAGCAGATCAACTTCAATCAAGTGCTGGGCGGTAACGGCAACTTCTTCGAACCCTACAGCGCCGCCAAGCACAACTTCAATTCGGCTCCGTTCCTGAATGCGGTCAGTCCCGTCGAGCGCGTCAGCACAGCCTTTTTCGCCGACTATGATATCACCGACAATATCGAAGCGTTCGCCGAGTTTCTTTATACGTTCCGCAAGTCGAACCAGATCGCGACACCAGGTACGCTGCGCAATCTCTCGATCGCCGCGAGCAATCCGACCAACCCGACGGGACAGAATATCGTCCTTGTCCAGCGTCGCCTCGCGGAACCCGGCGCGCGTCAGTTCTTTCAGGAGACCGATACCTGGCAGGGTACCTTCGGCCTCCGTGGCAAGCTCTCCAATAACTGGGGTTGGGAAGTGGCGGGCGCTTTCGGGCGCAATACTGCGGTGGATGGTTCGACCAACATCGCCAATCTAGAGCGAGTGGCCAATACGCTCGACACGACCAAATGCAGTCTTGCCGCCGGTGCGACGATACCTTGCGCCGACTATCTCGGGTTCGGCGACCTGACCCCCGAAGTTCTCGACTATATCCTGTTCACGTCGCGCGACCGCGGTGGAAATGAGCTGGCAACGGTCACCGCCGATCTCAACGGCGATCTGTTCAAGCTGCCCGCGGGCCCCGTGTCATTCGCGGCGGGTGTCGTCTATCGCAAGGAAAAGGGCTGGCGCGATCCCGATCCGCTCACCGTGCTGGGTATCGCCAACACCAATCAGCAGAGCCCGATTGCGGGGGCGAGCGTCGCCAAGGAAGCCTATCTTGAGCTGTCGGTACCCATTCTGGCGGACAAGCCCTTCTTCGAAGCGCTGACGCTCGATGGCGCCGTCCGCTATTCCGATTATGACCTGTTCGGCAGCGATTGGAACTATAAGGCCAGCCTCGACTGGATGATCAGTAATAGTTTCCGCCTGCGCGGCACCTATGGCACGGGTTTTCGCATCCCGAACGTCCCGGAATTGTTCGGCGGCGTGTCTGAAGGTAATCTGACGACTACCGACCCCTGCTCGCGCTATTCGACGAGCGGCAATGCAGGGCTGATCGCCAATTGTCAGGCATCTGGCGTGCCGGCGAACTATGTCCAGCTTGGTACCACGATCCTCACCACCGTTGGCGGCAACGAGAATTTGAAGCCCGAGAGTTCGACTACCTGGACGGTCGGCACGGTCATCACGCCCAAAGCGTTGATCCCGGGCCTGTCGCTCACCGCCGACTGGTTCGACATAAAGATCAAGGACGCGATCCGCGCGATTCCGGGCTCTACGAAGCTTGCCATTTGTTATGCCAGTGCGAACCTGTCGCATCCCTTCTGCGATGATTTTACGCGCAGCCCGTTGACCGGCGAGGTCACGTTCCTATCCGCGCAGCCGATCAACACCGGTCGTGAGGAGATGAACGGCCTCGATCTCGGATTGGTCTATGGGGGAGGAATCGGCAGCGTGAATATCTCGCTCGACGTCAACCTCACCTATCTCAACAAATATGTCGTCCTGCCATTCCCGGGTGGCGCGCCGATCGACTTCGACGGCTTCATCGGCGGCGGCAACGGCGGTTATCCGAAGTGGCGCGGCTATGGCGTGCTGACCGCCGAAAAGGACGGGATCAGCGCGACCTGGTCGACGCAGTGGATTGGCAAGGCGACCGACTTCAACGCTTCGGCCGGAGAGATCGGCTATCGCACGCCGAACATCTTCTACCACAATCTCCAAGTCGCCTTTGAGGTTGACGAGAAGACGCGTTTCCAGCTCGGTGTCGACAATCTATTCGACCGCAAGGCGCCCTATATCCAGAGCTTCACCGATGCGAATACCGACACGATGACCTATGACCTGCTCGGACGGCGTTTCTACGTCGGCTTCCGGACGGCTTTCTGA
- a CDS encoding TonB-dependent receptor — protein MRHLTQALCGTAMMLALAVPAIAQARDGEAGTGEEIVVTAQKRTQSLIDVPQSVSVVLEATLEAQGATGFADYLKNVPSLQLVQGTPGQGRLVLRGINTGGVASTVAVYLDETPFGSSTGLANGSELAGDFDSFDIARIEVLRGPQGTLYGASSLGGLLKFVTNEPSTAGFETKLLGGAEFTDGGDASYRGAAMINIPLGDTLALRASGSYRKQGGYIDSIGTSGSNVRSNINDFENYGGRASLLWEPGNGTKVRLSALFQNLYVDAPSIVEADAATLKPLYGGLTQSEYIPTFSDVKYRLYNATIDHDFGGVTLTSATSYGQQLQSFRADYTANLSAALGGSYVYFDQQTENRKWTQELRLSSNGGDLIEWLVGGYYTHEKGRIFQNLKTAVPGTPGVLNPIDLPFEFAVFNLDSRYEEVAGFANATLHLSPWFDIDLGGRYSHNSQRATQATDGVLLGAAVIDGLRSSDNVFTWSVAPKVKFGRQASLYARVAKGYRPGGPNVIPIGSPPGTPTTFEPDTVTSYEIGFKGDTADRSASIEAAIYHIDWSDIQLAAVVNGFGVNVNGASAKVDGAEIAATLRPIAGLTASIGVAYNDARLSDDTDPVAVGAVKGDPLPFTPRYAINANADYQWNMGADVSASFGASIRSVSRQSGGFDPAYLATFGHFPRVRAYEVIDLRAGLDFGRYALNAYVSNLTNSGGITSTQALLGVAGLPRNPNGALGIGVVRPRTVGVNATVSF, from the coding sequence ATGCGACACCTGACCCAGGCCCTCTGCGGCACCGCCATGATGTTGGCGCTGGCCGTGCCGGCGATCGCGCAGGCCCGGGACGGCGAAGCGGGCACGGGCGAAGAGATCGTCGTCACCGCGCAAAAGCGCACCCAGTCGCTGATCGACGTCCCGCAATCGGTCTCGGTTGTGTTGGAAGCCACACTCGAAGCCCAAGGTGCAACCGGCTTCGCCGACTATCTGAAGAATGTGCCTAGCCTCCAGTTGGTCCAGGGCACACCAGGCCAGGGCCGGCTGGTGCTGCGCGGGATCAACACCGGCGGCGTCGCGTCGACCGTCGCAGTCTATCTCGATGAAACGCCCTTCGGGTCGAGCACCGGCCTTGCCAACGGCTCCGAACTCGCGGGTGATTTCGACAGCTTCGATATCGCGCGGATCGAAGTGCTCCGTGGCCCGCAAGGCACGCTATATGGAGCGAGTTCGCTAGGCGGCCTACTCAAATTCGTGACCAATGAACCGTCGACCGCGGGCTTCGAAACGAAGCTGCTGGGTGGCGCTGAGTTCACCGACGGCGGCGACGCCTCGTATCGCGGCGCGGCGATGATCAACATCCCCCTCGGCGACACGCTCGCTTTGCGCGCGTCGGGCTCGTATCGCAAACAGGGTGGCTATATCGACAGCATCGGCACTTCAGGGTCGAACGTTCGCAGCAACATCAATGATTTCGAAAATTACGGCGGCCGCGCCTCGCTGCTCTGGGAACCCGGCAACGGGACCAAAGTGCGGCTGAGTGCGCTGTTCCAGAACCTCTACGTCGACGCGCCGAGCATCGTCGAAGCCGATGCCGCGACCCTGAAGCCGCTCTATGGCGGGCTCACTCAGTCCGAGTATATCCCGACCTTCAGCGACGTGAAGTACCGGCTCTACAATGCGACAATCGACCATGATTTCGGCGGCGTGACGCTGACCTCGGCGACCAGCTATGGCCAACAACTCCAGTCGTTCCGAGCCGATTATACAGCCAATCTGTCGGCAGCGCTCGGCGGTTCCTACGTCTATTTCGACCAGCAGACCGAAAACCGCAAATGGACGCAGGAACTGCGCCTCTCCTCGAACGGCGGCGATCTTATCGAATGGCTGGTCGGCGGCTATTATACCCATGAAAAGGGCCGCATCTTCCAGAATCTCAAGACCGCAGTTCCGGGAACGCCAGGCGTGCTCAACCCGATCGACCTGCCCTTCGAGTTCGCGGTGTTCAACCTGGACTCTCGGTACGAGGAGGTCGCGGGCTTCGCAAATGCGACGCTGCACCTTTCGCCTTGGTTCGATATCGACCTCGGCGGACGCTACAGCCACAATAGCCAGCGCGCGACGCAGGCAACCGACGGAGTGTTGCTCGGGGCCGCGGTGATCGACGGGCTGCGCTCGTCGGACAATGTCTTCACCTGGTCGGTGGCTCCCAAGGTCAAGTTCGGACGGCAGGCGTCGCTCTATGCGCGCGTTGCCAAGGGGTATCGCCCCGGCGGCCCGAACGTCATCCCGATCGGCTCGCCGCCGGGCACGCCCACGACCTTTGAACCCGACACGGTCACCAGCTACGAGATCGGCTTCAAGGGCGACACCGCCGACCGCAGCGCGTCGATCGAGGCCGCAATCTATCATATCGACTGGAGCGACATCCAACTGGCGGCGGTAGTCAACGGCTTCGGGGTCAACGTCAACGGCGCAAGCGCCAAGGTCGACGGTGCGGAAATCGCCGCGACGCTGCGCCCCATCGCGGGCCTCACCGCATCGATCGGCGTCGCCTATAACGACGCGCGCCTCAGCGACGACACCGATCCGGTCGCCGTGGGCGCAGTCAAGGGCGACCCGCTACCCTTCACTCCCAGATATGCGATTAACGCCAACGCCGACTATCAATGGAATATGGGCGCGGACGTCAGTGCGTCTTTTGGCGCATCCATCCGCTCGGTTTCACGCCAGAGCGGCGGGTTCGACCCCGCCTATCTCGCAACCTTCGGCCATTTTCCGCGCGTCCGCGCCTATGAGGTGATCGACCTCCGCGCCGGGCTCGATTTCGGTCGCTATGCGCTAAATGCCTATGTCAGCAACCTGACCAATTCGGGCGGGATCACGTCGACGCAGGCGCTGCTCGGCGTCGCGGGGCTGCCGCGCAACCCGAATGGTGCGCTTGGCATCGGGGTGGTGCGGCCGCGTACCGTCGGCGTCAACGCGACCGTCAGTTTCTAA